The following DNA comes from Miscanthus floridulus cultivar M001 chromosome 5, ASM1932011v1, whole genome shotgun sequence.
CTAGCCATTAAATGACCTGAATGCCGATTTAATGCTTAGCTGAGGATCTCAAAGTTGAAGGCATTGCATAGTATGCATTCCACGGAGGCTCTGTTAGGTTATCCCCTAAAGTTTAGTCAGCTAAATCTAGCTCCATTTAGTCATTTTTCATACAAACGTTGTGACTAAATGGGACTAAATGAGTTTTAGCCAACTAGTCATCAAAATATTGCTAAAAGGGACTAAACCTCACATTTTAGTCACTTTGGAGCCAAACACCATGACTAAAAGAAACTAAAAAGCCTCTTCTAGTCTCTTTTAGTCACCCAAACCAAACACCTGATTTagatgactaaaatttagtccctgATTTagatgactaaaatttaggaggaagAAACCAAACAAagttactccatccgttccaaattataaatcattttagcttttctagatacataatttttactGCATATTTCGATATACATATGTCTTGATACAAAGTAAAAATTATGTATATCTAAAAAAAAGTCCAaacaacttacaatttagaacggagggagtacattacAACGAACATGTTCACAATAATTTTTACCACATGAGAGAACAGAGAAAACAGTTTGCCAATCAAGCCCATAAAAAATCACAACCGTTCCTGCTGCATCTAATGATGAAGGTACACGTCGACCGGAAGCTCACAAGATCATACCACGGATCATTGTGCCGTGGAAGTGTTGGCCTCCGCAGCTGCAGTTTTAATGTAGCCCAAACCTTTCAGCTTCTCCACCAGCTTCCTCTCCGCAGCAGCCTGAAACCATGAACCAGTGAGCGTCAGATATGTTCCACAAGATTGTTATGCAGGTATGAGCCCACCTGTAACTGTAAGTACCTCAAGAATGGGGCTGTCTTTTGGGATGTTGCATGCCAGGACTATGTTCAGACCGGTCTTCAGCACTGAGACATGTAAGGATGCATCCTTTCTGTTACTAAAAGCTACCGTGAATGCAGGGCAATTAGTTACTGTATAAACTGCCAACAGAAACAGTACCTAGACGGCGAGCCATACTTGATCCGGTGTTATCAAATGTTCCTCCCAGTACAGAGGTAACACTCACTCTGTTATCCTGCAAGGGCAACGGAAAAGACAATGTGGCACAATTGTCAACAGAAATAATTAAGCAGCATCTTCTAAAGATGAAACAATTACCGCTTACCGGCCTAGTGGTTGCAGCAGCATATAAATGGCCAAACTTTGTTGTGTTGCATCCAATCCACACATAGATCTGCATCAAAATGAATAAAAAGGAAAAGCTCAAATATGATTACTCACAAAAATATTCTATATACAGCAATTAAAGCATGAGAGGTAACACACTGCAAACAAGCTGTGAGGATATTCTTAAAAAAACAAGCTGTGAGAATTCAAACAAATGTACATCTAAAAATACGATGAATGTAGAGAGTACAGCAACACATCAATTTTTGTCCAGGCAGATTAAAGGCTTGGAGCTAACAATTACAAGTGACATAAAGCGTCCGTCCAGTCATAACCATCGTGACCACAATGTGAACAACCTTAGTCACAAGGACAGGATGAACTTGCCAAATGCTAAAACTAGAATGCTTTCAGGTCACAAGATGATATGATAGACTGCTAGTTACTTATTTTACTGAATGAAAGTACACAGCCAGCTGGTAGAGCACAAACAAAGTTGAAGCCTTATATCATCAGATGTAGCAtaagtttttttttatataaatatcaaTGAATTCCTGCTATGTCATGACTTTGAACAACTTTCAGTTTGATACTTCAATTGGAGCCAAGAAACCTTGTCTACCTGTTTAGAAAACCTCATTATCTGAAAATGAAGTGTTACATCATGAAGATCCTCTGTGAAACTAGTGACTTGTACGCCCTCCTCAGACGACAAATCACCTGAAGAATAAGTTTTGCCCTCTGTCCGGGTTGGTGAACACACCACCAAATCTGAAAAGCTTGCCCTCAGCTCCTCTGAGGACATCATGCACCTCTAAACCCTGAAACGAGATGAAGTTACATGTTGTTCATATAGGTGGGTAACATGAGCACCTCCTTTTATCAAGCCCTAAAAGGGCATTCCACTACACAATTCGCATGATGTCCATGAGCATGCCGATCACAAAAGAGGACCAAAATAATTGAAATAAAGTTTTGCAGTCACCTAATTTGGGGCAAACCAGTTGTATTTACCAACTAGGGCGAGGTTTCAGAGCGTGGGTATATCGCGAGTGACAGATGCAACAGGCGAAACCTTTTATATTTACAATAGCCAACACGCATGGGTGGCCTGCACGCGCAAGCACCGGATTTGGACTAATCATCCTAGACAAGCAGTAGCTATGTTTCTGCAACTCGAAGCTTGGGGACTCCTCACCTTTGCTTCTGGCTCCGTTAGGCCACGCGGGGAGCGCAGATGAGATGGGGTCCCCACGTCAAGCCTTCCCAGGCCGGCGAGACGGGAGCCGCTCCAGGCGCGCAGCGTGGCTTGGATCCACAGATGCAGGTCGCGGTTTTTGCGTAAGGCTccaggcggcggcagcggcggcggcgctcggaACGGTGTAGGCGAAACAGCGGCACCTCGGGTCCGCCAGGGGACAGAAGGTTAAGCCCGCTAGGCCCGTGAGAGCAACTCCAGTCTCCAGGTCTGTTTGGATCCGatttttttttaaggaaaaacATCATCTGAAAATTTAGCTGACTAAAGTTTACTCTCTTTGCCCCCAAAAAATATAATTAAATTTTATTGAAGAAATTAGTGTAGAGAAAAATGATGTATATACCCCTTCTATAGGTGTGATAATATATATTGATAGCAGTTTGGAAACTATAAAAGTAGCTAAATCTACTAACTATACATACGTGAGCCAAGAGCTAAAATTACACTTACCCTGGGAACAAAGTTTGAACTCTAGAATTTACTTATTTTTGGGACATAGAAAGTACACGACTAAAGTTTAGATCTATGTTGTTTGGATACATAGATAATCGAGAGGGATTCAGACAAATGTTTGGTAGCGCTTCTTGAGACGTCTGAGACCAACTTTAAGCACAACCCTACAAAACAGGGACATGACAAACAACTGCGCATGCGAAGCTCCTAAACTCAAACCGAGAGAGGCTTGTTGGAGCTAGAGGAGCCGAAACATCACGCTTCATGGGCTCCTTCTCTTTGGGATGCTTTGATTGGGCATCGATGCATCCCAAAGTCATGTGTTGTTATTCTCCTCCCTCCTCGGGGCGCCAACGGCAAGCGGAAACGATTGTGTAGGAGCATGCGCCCAGCGGTAGAGGTTGTGCAAAGCGCTGGACGACGACAGGGACAACAGTGAAGGAGCTATGGCGTAAGGAGAGGGACAGTGATGGAATGCAAGTTGTGGTAGGAGGTGAGGCGATGGAGGAGGTGAGGCGTGACAAGAGGGGAGGGGTGGTGGGTGGGAATAGAATAACAGATAGAGAGAAGGGAAGAAatgagagagaagagaagagaagagaagaaaataaagaaagaaagaatataggaaagaaaaacaagagaaaaaataggaaaaatgTATTATACACATTTCATACTTTCATATAGTGTTTGAACAACTAGGCAGAGTGTTTTGCCAAACATTCTTTTAACAGAGAAGCCGGTGCCAAAAATCAGCTCCACCAGAAAAGTCAAATCCGGATCACTCCCTCTGTGGTTCCATCTCATATTATTTGTTGTTTTAACTCTGGGCATAGAGATTAAGGAGTATTAAAAAATATGTAGTGtacagaaaatgagaaggagaGAGATATAAATAGAGAAGTATATTGGGAAAAGAGAAATGTGCATTGAAAAGTGAGAATAAGATAAGAGTACTCCGACTCCATACAAAATATGTGGTATACGGCCGATTGAGGTATCTAACTACATAATCGATTTTTTTTATCATTGTATCCACTTTTTTACTCCTTATCTCTTCCAATCCCTTACTGTCCAACACATCTCTCGACGAGATATGCCAGCATTCTAGATGGCTTTGCTCATCCTAGACACCCCAACCGTGCATTTCCCAACGGGTCATCTTGGGATGTGTTCTTGAGTTTACCTAGCGAAAAACAAACGTCTAACCGGCCCCATGGACTTGCTACTCAGCCTTGCCGTTGGGATCTTCCTCCGCTGCGTGTTTCGGCCATGTGCGGTCTCGGACGATCTGGCTCTACAGGTGTGGTGACGGAACCAGCGTCAACACATTCTATGTATCCACTTTTGCATGACTCAATGGACTTAAAATAAGAATTCGGTACATTCAGGGCGTTAGCTAGCCTCTCGTTTTCAATGGATTAAAAGTGGCCATGTGGAAGCATAGCATCTGATTTGATCATCTCTCAATGGTGCTAAGCGCCCCACTAGTATCAGACCCTTGCACAGGTACTCACGTCGTTATTGGAGCATCTCTGACCACCCGCCCTTTTgatataactaaaaaactaaagctcaATTCAAACTCTTCAGTACGTTTCTGTTTTTTATAAAGAGCGCACATGTATTAAATTTAGCAACATTGTACGTAGAGGAGATCAACTTGATCCCAAGATACAAACTGAAGTGCTTCCTTGACAGGACAGTAGTTTCCATGAGAAGCACTAGTACATACAAACTAAGTGCGGAAGCTATGCAACTTTTTGTCCTGTGTGGCAAGAGAATGTGCCGTGAGGTTTTGAGCTCTTGTAATCTTGAAGATATGATGATCAATGTTTCTGTTGCTGTCAGCAAAGAGAGTTAGCAGAGGTTTAAGACGCCAATCTTGGTAAGAGCTGGGCATGGTCCTCTGCAGCAGCTTCACTAAGATCTCATTATCAGAGAAATAATTGACTTGGCCATTGGATTAACGAGTCAACAGCCCTTTTGTAACACCTCGGgagttagccttgcataacttgacttgcataacatgagcatgatcatcaagcattcataaacaagcatttacaattgaaacattgaattgaaacatatgcaacgttgcttgttattgcatgtttctttgtacttaGGCAACTaatcatgaatgtaaacatgtacttggtagatttgagtcaccaaaaatatttggcaatgcttaggttcacaaatggaacatggatcatgaatgtcattttttcatggtcaag
Coding sequences within:
- the LOC136450218 gene encoding uncharacterized protein isoform X1, with protein sequence MMSSEELRASFSDLVVCSPTRTEGKTYSSGDLSSEEGVQVTSFTEDLHDVTLHFQIMRFSKQIYVWIGCNTTKFGHLYAAATTRPDNRVSVTSVLGGTFDNTGSSMARRLVLKTGLNIVLACNIPKDSPILEAAAERKLVEKLKGLGYIKTAAAEANTSTAQ
- the LOC136450218 gene encoding uncharacterized protein isoform X2 — its product is MMSSEELRASFSDLVVCSPTRTEGKTYSSGDLSSEEGVQVTSFTEDLHDVTLHFQIMRFSKQIYVWIGCNTTKFGHLYAAATTRPDNRVSVTSVLGGTFDNTGSSMARRLVLKTGLNIVLACNIPKDSPILEVLTVTGCCGEEAGGEAERFGLH